From one uncultured Methanoregula sp. genomic stretch:
- a CDS encoding ArdC-like ssDNA-binding domain-containing protein — translation MKAADVKAQINERIIKSLSEGKIPWLKPWTENGPRNLFSGRAYTGLNRLILGLSPYPLPFWATYRQYLAAGLQVQKGEHGTGIIYAGRTVKTDTKTDENGKETENKKQIRFLKAFVVFNITQTDYQEKGYKIPDLKENAHLLGCDAVIQDYTGRHSIRVTVGNRAAYSPQMDIITCPEIGQFRTSEYYYATMFHECIHSTGPRLDRFKRTDPVCFGSDNYGREELVAEIGSAYLAALTGIDSTGIIQNQAAYLQNWATAIKADADLVMYAAGRAEKAADFMIGAPAPVPTGATVTDAADGVTA, via the coding sequence ATGAAAGCCGCTGACGTAAAAGCACAGATCAACGAGAGGATCATAAAATCCCTCTCGGAGGGAAAGATCCCCTGGCTCAAACCATGGACGGAGAACGGCCCGCGCAACCTCTTCAGCGGCAGGGCATACACCGGGCTGAACCGGTTGATTCTCGGACTCAGCCCCTATCCTCTCCCTTTTTGGGCAACCTATCGCCAGTATCTCGCCGCAGGGCTTCAGGTCCAGAAGGGTGAGCACGGCACCGGGATTATCTACGCAGGCCGGACCGTGAAGACCGACACGAAGACCGATGAGAACGGCAAGGAGACCGAGAACAAAAAACAAATCCGGTTCCTGAAAGCCTTCGTTGTTTTCAATATCACACAGACTGATTATCAGGAAAAGGGCTACAAGATCCCGGACCTGAAAGAGAACGCCCACCTTCTCGGATGCGATGCAGTTATTCAGGACTACACGGGCCGGCACTCAATACGGGTTACGGTGGGAAACCGTGCCGCCTACTCCCCGCAGATGGATATCATCACCTGCCCGGAGATCGGCCAGTTCAGAACCTCCGAATACTATTATGCGACGATGTTCCACGAGTGCATTCATTCCACCGGGCCCCGGCTCGACCGGTTCAAGAGAACCGATCCGGTCTGTTTCGGGTCCGACAATTACGGACGCGAGGAACTGGTCGCCGAGATCGGGAGTGCCTACCTGGCTGCGCTCACCGGCATCGACTCAACGGGGATAATTCAAAATCAGGCGGCATACCTCCAGAACTGGGCAACGGCGATCAAGGCTGATGCGGATCTCGTGATGTATGCAGCCGGCAGGGCAGAGAAGGCAGCGGATTTCATGATCGGGGCTCCTGCCCCGGTTCCCACCGGCGCAACCGTAACAGATGCGGCGGACGGGGTGACGGCATGA
- a CDS encoding carbohydrate kinase family protein, with amino-acid sequence MIHVVGHTAIDHISKVAHLPEKNCSTHITDRQIYFGGGAANIAAGIAMLGGDTTLISCVGGDFYGSDYDAWMEKLGVRQQFFEVPEAHTPTAFMFTDEAGDQMTFFEWGASKVFAQSEPPALPFVHMATADPEFNCRVAEKSEFASFDPGQDVFWYTKEQLDSILGNIDILFANQHEIEHMCRTLGTSRDSIVSRVTMAIFTMSGDGSTLYTGGKEHFIPVVPVTLSDPTGAGDSYRAGFLTAYVQGYSPLTCCRIGTVTASFVVEHVGCQTHLPTWTQMTERYRQHFGDLGKP; translated from the coding sequence ATGATCCACGTTGTAGGGCATACAGCCATCGACCATATCTCCAAAGTGGCGCACCTGCCGGAGAAGAACTGCTCAACCCATATCACGGACCGGCAGATCTATTTCGGCGGCGGGGCGGCAAATATTGCAGCAGGCATTGCAATGCTTGGCGGGGATACGACCCTCATCTCCTGCGTTGGCGGGGACTTTTACGGCAGCGATTACGATGCCTGGATGGAGAAACTGGGTGTCCGCCAGCAGTTTTTTGAGGTTCCGGAAGCCCATACCCCCACAGCATTCATGTTCACGGACGAAGCCGGGGACCAGATGACCTTCTTTGAATGGGGGGCATCAAAAGTATTTGCACAATCAGAACCGCCGGCACTCCCGTTTGTCCACATGGCAACAGCAGACCCGGAATTCAACTGCCGGGTAGCGGAGAAGAGCGAGTTTGCTTCGTTTGATCCGGGGCAGGACGTTTTCTGGTACACCAAAGAGCAGCTGGATTCGATCCTCGGTAACATTGACATCCTCTTTGCCAACCAGCACGAGATCGAGCACATGTGCAGGACCCTTGGGACCTCACGTGACTCTATCGTCTCGCGGGTAACCATGGCAATATTCACCATGAGCGGTGACGGAAGCACCTTGTATACCGGAGGAAAAGAGCATTTTATTCCGGTAGTTCCGGTAACGCTCTCTGACCCGACGGGTGCAGGCGACTCGTACAGGGCCGGTTTCCTGACTGCATACGTGCAGGGGTATTCCCCGCTTACCTGCTGCAGGATAGGGACGGTGACGGCATCGTTTGTGGTGGAGCATGTGGGGTGCCAGACCCACCTGCCGACGTGGACTCAGATGACAGAACGATACCGGCAGCATTTCGGTGATCTGGGTAAACCATAA
- a CDS encoding DUF6876 family protein, translating to MDLKSSLSHFTGTTRYIRDPFTGLMHTDGIEHLAERAGAQWLISDIGAVFRHHPGIKGIPFQLWTLTVSEDNTAVLTCREDCDMPVIYEQKYEYTDFPVGTWKMYLIDCVLMVPSEY from the coding sequence ATGGATCTGAAATCATCCCTCTCCCATTTTACTGGGACGACCCGGTATATTCGCGACCCGTTCACTGGTCTTATGCACACGGACGGGATCGAGCACCTGGCCGAACGTGCGGGGGCACAGTGGCTGATCTCCGATATCGGCGCAGTATTCCGCCATCACCCGGGCATCAAAGGGATCCCGTTTCAGCTCTGGACCCTGACCGTCAGTGAGGATAATACAGCAGTCCTGACCTGCCGGGAAGACTGCGACATGCCGGTGATCTACGAGCAGAAATATGAGTACACCGATTTCCCGGTTGGGACCTGGAAGATGTACCTTATTGACTGCGTGCTGATGGTTCCCTCGGAGTACTGA
- a CDS encoding ATP-binding protein: MTLDKLLNEIETRELEFKEKPNPALFKTLSAFANTNGGVVFIGVSDKKEITGYRCSNADLKELSDTIVNKLAIHPVIEPVKCEGKTLVRIEVKKSKAPVAYEGRYYTRVGNTTRMMDIEELKEFLISGIEWDSLTSQHGLADIDEETVRLFVRLAKSAGRLPAADEREPVAAILTRLGLMTGDQLTNGAFLLFGKKQDTYLSDAVLRIGRFKDGATIIGDRWIDGNLFHQLSDGEEALRNFINVRYEISGETPERKEHWDYPLPALREALMNALVHRDYFRKNEQIMIKIYDDEIWFHNPGGLPKGLSIEQLKAQPQSIPRNPLIARIFYLAGYIERYGSGIQRILTSFADAGLPEPEFRTDAWSLALTMRKDLFTEEYLAKLGLSERQLQAIPSLRKQGSVSKREYQDLVSVSPRTALSDLTTLINKGVLVRTGSGKSSRYALSTKPKKEQTGNT; this comes from the coding sequence ATGACCCTTGACAAACTTCTCAACGAAATCGAAACGCGGGAACTCGAATTCAAAGAAAAACCGAATCCCGCACTCTTCAAGACATTATCTGCGTTTGCCAATACCAACGGGGGAGTCGTGTTCATTGGCGTATCTGACAAAAAAGAGATCACCGGGTACCGCTGCTCAAACGCCGATCTCAAGGAACTCTCTGATACCATTGTCAACAAACTTGCAATCCACCCCGTTATCGAGCCGGTCAAGTGCGAAGGGAAAACCCTGGTCCGGATCGAGGTGAAGAAGAGTAAAGCACCGGTAGCCTACGAAGGCCGGTATTACACGCGGGTGGGAAACACCACGCGGATGATGGACATCGAAGAACTCAAAGAATTCCTCATATCAGGGATTGAATGGGACAGCCTTACCTCGCAGCACGGACTTGCGGATATTGACGAAGAAACGGTCCGACTCTTCGTGCGGCTGGCAAAAAGTGCCGGACGGCTCCCCGCTGCCGATGAGCGCGAGCCGGTTGCAGCGATACTCACGCGGCTCGGCCTTATGACCGGGGATCAACTGACTAACGGGGCGTTCCTGCTCTTCGGGAAAAAACAGGACACGTATCTGTCGGATGCTGTGCTTCGCATCGGCAGGTTCAAAGATGGCGCTACCATCATAGGGGACCGCTGGATTGACGGGAACCTTTTCCACCAGCTCAGCGATGGCGAAGAAGCGCTCAGGAATTTTATCAATGTGCGTTACGAGATTTCGGGCGAAACACCGGAGCGCAAGGAACATTGGGATTACCCGCTCCCAGCCCTTCGTGAAGCGCTCATGAATGCACTGGTCCACCGGGATTATTTCAGGAAGAACGAGCAGATCATGATAAAAATCTATGATGATGAGATCTGGTTCCATAATCCGGGGGGCCTGCCGAAAGGGCTGTCAATCGAGCAGCTGAAGGCACAACCCCAGTCCATCCCCCGTAATCCGCTGATCGCGAGGATCTTCTATCTCGCCGGGTATATCGAGCGGTACGGTTCCGGTATCCAGAGGATCCTCACATCGTTTGCAGACGCTGGGCTTCCCGAGCCGGAATTCCGGACCGATGCATGGAGTCTCGCCCTGACGATGCGCAAGGATCTCTTTACCGAGGAATATCTCGCGAAGCTGGGACTTTCTGAACGGCAACTTCAGGCTATCCCCAGTCTGCGGAAACAGGGGAGCGTTTCCAAACGCGAATATCAGGATCTGGTATCAGTCTCTCCGAGAACCGCACTTTCCGATTTGACTACCCTGATAAACAAAGGTGTACTGGTCCGGACGGGTTCCGGCAAATCCTCCCGGTATGCCCTTTCAACCAAGCCAAAGAAAGAGCAGACGGGAAACACGTGA
- a CDS encoding nitroreductase family protein yields MDSSDFFGFLSCRSSVREYEDDPLTEEETDYILKSASTAPSAGNLEAWDVVVVTEEETRGALAEAAFGQVHLEKAATVFVVCANYVRSMSRYGERGILYAVEDATIACTYMMLAAHAKKIHTCWTGAFNEDEVREILDLPQHIRPIALLAAGKGETPTSLTERMPTGEHVHREQW; encoded by the coding sequence ATGGACTCATCTGATTTTTTCGGTTTTCTCTCCTGCCGTTCATCGGTCCGCGAGTATGAGGATGATCCGCTGACAGAGGAAGAGACGGATTATATTCTTAAGAGCGCCAGCACTGCGCCAAGCGCAGGCAACCTTGAAGCCTGGGACGTTGTTGTTGTTACGGAGGAGGAGACCCGCGGAGCTCTCGCAGAGGCAGCATTCGGGCAGGTCCACCTGGAGAAAGCTGCAACGGTTTTTGTTGTCTGTGCAAATTATGTCCGTTCGATGTCGCGCTACGGGGAGCGGGGAATTCTCTATGCCGTTGAGGATGCAACTATTGCCTGTACCTATATGATGCTTGCAGCCCATGCAAAAAAGATCCACACGTGCTGGACCGGGGCATTCAACGAGGATGAAGTACGGGAGATCCTTGACCTGCCCCAGCATATCCGCCCCATCGCGCTGCTCGCAGCGGGTAAAGGAGAAACTCCAACAAGCCTGACGGAACGGATGCCAACGGGAGAACATGTACACCGCGAACAGTGGTGA
- a CDS encoding DUF555 domain-containing protein has product MPDYTVTLESAWLIKDVKSLDDAIGIAISEAGKRLNPAAKYVEVEAGMLACPYCEKELSSAIVVADTALVGLVLEMKVFRGESAEHAGRIAKSVIGKALRDIPLKILDVQEQV; this is encoded by the coding sequence ATGCCGGATTATACTGTGACACTGGAATCGGCCTGGCTCATAAAGGATGTCAAATCTCTTGACGATGCCATCGGGATAGCCATCAGCGAAGCGGGGAAGCGCCTGAACCCTGCTGCAAAATACGTGGAAGTGGAAGCGGGAATGCTCGCCTGCCCCTATTGTGAGAAAGAACTTTCAAGTGCAATCGTGGTAGCTGACACGGCCCTTGTCGGACTCGTACTGGAGATGAAAGTTTTCAGGGGCGAATCTGCTGAACATGCAGGACGGATTGCAAAATCCGTTATCGGGAAAGCGCTGCGGGACATCCCCTTAAAAATACTGGATGTCCAGGAACAGGTATGA
- a CDS encoding diphthine--ammonia ligase, which produces MSWAALTSGGKDSILSCQRALDNGKDVRYLVTARPKNPDSYMFHSANLDAVPVIARVSGMEYVEIATHGRKEEELADLETGLAALDIEGVIAGAVASVYQAERVRTICNRLGLALFTPLWHMNTGELVREVADRLDARIVVTAAEGLDESFLGARFDAALIARLKKVEASYRINIAGEGGEYESLTLNAPFYSRPITYTTSELRSTPDRHELVLGGFA; this is translated from the coding sequence ATGAGCTGGGCAGCACTCACTTCAGGAGGAAAAGATTCGATCCTTTCCTGCCAGAGAGCACTGGACAATGGCAAGGACGTGCGGTACCTGGTGACAGCCCGGCCAAAAAATCCCGATTCCTATATGTTCCATTCAGCAAATCTCGACGCGGTCCCGGTAATCGCCCGCGTTTCCGGCATGGAGTATGTTGAGATCGCCACACACGGGAGAAAGGAGGAGGAACTCGCCGACCTGGAAACGGGCCTTGCCGCGCTCGATATTGAGGGGGTTATCGCCGGTGCAGTCGCCTCTGTCTATCAGGCAGAGCGGGTAAGGACCATCTGCAACCGGCTTGGTCTCGCGCTCTTCACTCCCCTCTGGCACATGAACACCGGGGAACTGGTAAGAGAAGTTGCAGACCGGCTTGATGCCCGGATCGTTGTCACCGCCGCGGAGGGTCTCGATGAAAGTTTTCTTGGCGCCCGGTTCGATGCTGCCCTCATCGCCCGGTTAAAAAAAGTGGAAGCTTCTTACCGGATCAATATAGCCGGCGAGGGTGGCGAGTACGAGAGCCTCACGCTCAATGCGCCCTTTTATTCCCGGCCAATAACCTACACGACATCGGAACTACGGTCAACTCCCGACCGGCATGAACTCGTTCTCGGAGGGTTTGCCTGA
- a CDS encoding DUF2070 family protein — protein MAQGSDVKLGQLTRYIFTAPSWQRSLFIIILLGLFIDAASARAWVYLPFSGTVAFTLPAIAALALTKPIIELGGKTMTWNRSALLALSCTVFAVIITLSSLAFSVRFIPLFYAISLGFIFGLRLFVLVAISDYRLPRMILPAFTQSGPGILAGMLMFSSSFGFLAFGIFALVLQLVFGLGFAILVWMIERPLQRAFKIRGLAFVNAFIAHMTDGSKGMEDFFREIGEEIFVPQVSFFFKRQNKKPVIFTVPNLHPGPMGEIGGGNLPKILHDSFEDETLVAHGCATHDFNLVSETEIKKVIDALQKSRSNVGYFPLAGKSGRVSDGTVQALYQRFGDSVLVVTTRSPHRTEDLDFSIGMTIMAEGHRWFPHVAIVDGHNCMTDLSSPVLLATLTATEYQRACLAGMNTCLSAPMHPFRIGVSHHTVPYGRDEGFGDLGIQTLVVEVEGQKSAYILIDGNNMAAGVREILLEQVLTKVDNAEVMTTDSHVVNTITGKNPVGMHVEVKEFLPHIMQSVQEAIDDLASSEAGAATAQCEHIVVFGSNRIAQLASTVNAMLVFVAPLSLAMLLLAFLLSIVAYAVMA, from the coding sequence ATGGCGCAGGGCAGTGATGTCAAACTGGGGCAGCTGACCCGGTATATCTTCACCGCTCCTTCGTGGCAGAGATCCCTTTTCATTATCATCCTGCTCGGCCTTTTCATCGATGCGGCCAGCGCCCGTGCATGGGTCTATCTCCCGTTCTCCGGCACGGTTGCGTTTACGCTTCCTGCGATTGCAGCCCTCGCCCTGACAAAACCGATCATCGAATTAGGCGGGAAGACCATGACCTGGAACCGGTCTGCCCTTCTTGCGCTTTCCTGCACGGTCTTTGCAGTGATCATCACCCTCAGTTCTCTTGCCTTTTCGGTCCGGTTCATTCCCCTCTTTTATGCTATCTCCCTCGGGTTCATCTTCGGCCTCCGCCTGTTTGTCCTCGTTGCAATCTCCGATTACCGACTCCCCCGGATGATCCTGCCGGCATTCACCCAGAGCGGCCCGGGAATCCTTGCCGGGATGCTCATGTTCTCGTCCTCGTTTGGTTTTCTCGCGTTTGGGATCTTTGCCCTCGTCCTCCAGCTGGTCTTCGGCCTGGGATTTGCTATCCTTGTCTGGATGATCGAGCGGCCCCTGCAACGGGCTTTTAAAATACGGGGACTTGCCTTTGTCAATGCATTCATCGCCCATATGACCGATGGTTCGAAAGGCATGGAGGATTTTTTCCGGGAGATCGGCGAGGAGATCTTTGTTCCCCAGGTGAGTTTCTTTTTTAAGAGGCAGAATAAAAAACCGGTGATCTTCACCGTGCCCAACCTCCACCCCGGGCCGATGGGAGAGATCGGGGGTGGCAACCTTCCCAAGATCCTGCATGACAGTTTTGAGGATGAGACCCTTGTCGCCCACGGTTGTGCAACCCATGACTTTAACCTGGTCTCGGAGACCGAGATCAAAAAAGTCATCGATGCCCTGCAGAAGTCCAGGAGCAATGTCGGATATTTTCCCCTGGCGGGAAAATCCGGCCGGGTATCCGATGGAACCGTTCAGGCACTCTACCAGCGGTTCGGTGATTCGGTTCTCGTAGTAACCACCCGTTCCCCCCACCGGACTGAAGACCTGGATTTCTCGATAGGGATGACCATCATGGCCGAAGGCCACCGCTGGTTCCCCCACGTGGCTATCGTCGATGGTCACAACTGCATGACGGATCTCTCATCCCCGGTGCTCCTTGCAACCCTGACTGCCACGGAATACCAGCGGGCATGTCTTGCGGGGATGAATACCTGCCTGTCCGCACCTATGCACCCGTTCAGGATCGGGGTCTCGCATCATACTGTCCCTTACGGACGCGATGAAGGGTTCGGGGATCTCGGGATCCAGACTCTTGTCGTCGAAGTCGAGGGTCAGAAGTCCGCATACATCCTCATCGACGGGAACAATATGGCCGCAGGTGTCCGGGAGATCCTTCTCGAACAGGTCCTTACCAAAGTCGATAATGCAGAAGTGATGACAACCGATTCCCATGTCGTGAACACCATCACCGGTAAGAACCCCGTGGGGATGCACGTTGAGGTAAAAGAATTCCTGCCCCACATCATGCAGAGCGTTCAGGAAGCCATCGATGATCTCGCATCGTCAGAAGCCGGGGCAGCAACTGCCCAGTGCGAGCATATTGTTGTCTTTGGCTCCAACCGGATCGCCCAGCTGGCAAGTACCGTGAACGCCATGCTCGTCTTTGTCGCGCCACTCTCGCTTGCCATGCTCCTTTTGGCCTTCCTCCTCTCCATAGTAGCGTATGCCGTGATGGCATAG